In the genome of Pseudoliparis swirei isolate HS2019 ecotype Mariana Trench chromosome 3, NWPU_hadal_v1, whole genome shotgun sequence, one region contains:
- the adora2b gene encoding adenosine receptor A2b, giving the protein MLSLQVLVAEMNPLYIVIEVVIAVLSISGNVLVCWAVAINTTLKNATNYFLVSLAVADILVGCLAIPFAITISLGIHLDFYGCLFLACFVLVLTQSSIFSLLAIAIDRYVAIKIPLRYKELMTGKTAREIIAILWILSFVIGLIPFFGWNLKSKSCGNRSSGADNATSAGLASEPRAAGDFLQSCETKCLFESVVDMQYMVYFNFFVCVLPPLLIMLGIYLKIFTVARKQLRLIELKCVGNGDSQNHGLLQKEIRAAKSLSIIVGLFAVCWLPVHVLNCITLFYKQPQKHEIGMYVAIILSHANSAVNPIIYAYRIQDFRNTFRKILTRHFLCRREEPYLSSNGSRRTRDQIHVTIDPLL; this is encoded by the exons ATGCTCAGCCTGCAGGTTTTAGTTGCTGAGATGAATCCGCTCTACATCGTGATTGAAGTGGTCATTGCTGTTCTCTCCATATCGGGCAACGTGCTGGTGTGCTGGGCCGTCGCGATCAACACCACTCTGAAGAACGCCACCAACTACTTTCTGGTGTCTCTGGCTGTGGCTGATATTCTGGTGGGGTGCCTCGCCATCCCCTTTGCAATAACCATCAGCCTCGGCATACATCTGGACTTCTACGGATGCCTCTTCTTGGCCTGTTTTGTCTTGGTACTGACACAAAGCTCCATCTTCAGCCTCCTGGCTATTGCTATTGATCGATATGTGGCCATCAAAATTCCTCTGAG GTACAAGGAGCTGATGACGGGGAAGACGGCCAGAGAGATCATCGCCATCCTCTGGATCCTCTCCTTCGTCATCGGCCTCATCCCCTTCTTCGGCTGGAACTTGAAGTCCAAGAGCTGCGGGAACAGAAGCTCCGGGGCGGACAACGCCACGAGCGCCGGCCTCGCGTCGGAGCCGAGGGCCGCCGGAGACTTCCTTCAGAGCTGCGAGACCAAGTGCTTGTTTGAGAGCGTGGTCGACATGCAGTACATGGTCTACTTTAACTTCTTTGTGTGCGTGCTGCCCCCGCTGCTCATCATGCTGGGCATTTACCTGAAGATCTTCACCGTGGCCAGGAAGCAGCTGAGGCTGATCGAGCTCAAGTGCGTGGGCAACGGGGACAGCCAGAACCACGGGCTGCTGCAGAAAGAGATCCGGGCGGCCAAATCCCTCTCCATCATCGTGGGACTGTTCGCCGTCTGCTGGCTGCCCGTCCACGTCCTCAACTGCATCACGCTGTTTTACAAGCAGCCGCAAAAGCACGAGATCGGCATGTACGTCGCCATCATCCTGTCGCACGCCAACTCCGCGGTCAACCCCATCATCTACGCTTACCGCATCCAGGACTTCCGGAACACCTTCCGCAAGATCCTGACCCGGCACTTCCTCTGCCGCCGGGAGGAGCCGTACCTGAGCTCCAACGGCAGCAGACGCACCAGAGACCAGATCCACGTGACCATCGACCCTCTGCTATAG